In Gossypium arboreum isolate Shixiya-1 chromosome 6, ASM2569848v2, whole genome shotgun sequence, the following are encoded in one genomic region:
- the LOC108486335 gene encoding reticulon-like protein B21, translating into MDSSNSRRTGGKSSVVAGSVWETRMKSDEFKGGIKVFNEEENGNGEGNNAGGNKRLSLKKGQTFGGVGVSGKRKTWKSESFEGLEKNQIRVAKGKSMEHCKDLSLSVDRIKKVPIQVKKGIRDLSKSVDGIERTPIHSKKLRSDVAKKGVEMSSKDGIESGEGIEGNSVKASAQSCNENGNDDKVLVFDDEKIEGSDKDSNENLKYESEWEEHCKEFGVCQEMVISSNGDDEEDEEMEDVGDEKKSFDIKEMNVPEVEKKPNKVPNEMKPNKAVNEVKKLQEDNKPSTVTNGVKNTSQFPNKAAPFSPTLNKQPPPVVKNATLYDDYHYQSFPQTQNQLHNLVDLVMWRDVSKSALIFGVGTFIIISSSYTQDLDISCITVTSYAGLVYLAAIFLYRSIICRGVVDVDESRCVVGEEEAIWVLKLVLPYLNEFLLKLRALFSGDPYTTMKLAVLLFVLARCGSSITVWKMAKLGFFGVFTVPKVCSSYSHQLTAYGKFWIGRIEDAWETCTHKKAVAVAIFTLVWNLSSIVARIWAAFMLFVAFRYYQQKMVGEEDWVEAETGHTNGESYQAPPNPMEKRLRHGVVGPSKMLPNKLKKRS; encoded by the exons ATGGATTCAAGTAATAGCAGAAGAACAGGAGGTAAAAGCAGTGTTGTTGCAGGCTCAGTGTGGGAAACCAGGATGAAAAGTGATGAATTCAAAGGTGGGATCAAGGTCTTCAATGAAGAAGAAAACGGCAATGGTGAGGGAAACAATGCTGGTGGTAATAAAAGGTTGAGCTTGAAGAAAGGGCAAACCTTTGGGGGTGTAGGTGTTAGTGGGAAGAGAAAGACATGGAAAAGTGAAAGCTTTGAAGGGTTGGAGAAGAACCAAATTAGGGTAGCTAAAGGAAAATCCATGGAGCATTGCAAAGACTTGAGCTTGTCTGTTGATAGGATTAAGAAGGTTCCCATTCAGGTCAAGAAAGGGATTAGGGATCTTAGTAAATCTGTTGATGGAATTGAGAGAACCCCAATTCATAGTAAGAAGCTAAGATCTGATGTTGCTAAAAAGGGTGTTGAGATGAGCAGCAAAGATGGCATTGAATCAGGCGAGGGAATAGAGGGGAATTCAGTGAAGGCCTCAGCTCAATCTTGTAATGAAAATGGAAATGATGATAAAGTTTTAGTTTTTGATGATGAAAAAATTGAAGGGAGTGACAAGGACTCAAATGAAAACTTGAAGTATGAATCTGAGTGGGAGGAGCATTGCAAAGAGTTTGGTGTGTGCCAAGAAATGGTCATTTCAAGCAATGgtgatgatgaagaagatgaagaaatggAGGATGTTGGGGATGAAAAGAAAAGCTTTGATATTAAGGAAATGAATGTACCAGAGGTGGAGAAGAAGCCTAACAAAGTTCCTAATGAAATGAAGCCCAATAAAGCTGTAAATGAAgtgaaaaagttgcaagaagatAACAAGCCTAGCACAGTTACTAATGGAGTGAAGAATACTAGTCAATTCCCTAACAAAGCTGCACCATTTTCTCCAACTCTTAACAAGCAGCCACCACCAGTAGTAAAGAATGCTACCCTTT ATGACGATTACCATTATCAAAGTTTCCCCCAAACTCAGAACCAATTGCACAATTTAG TTGATTTAGTAATGTGGAGGGATGTATCGAAATCGGCATTAATCTTCGGGGTCGGAACATTCATCATCATTTCATCATCTTACACACAAGACCTCGACATCAG CTGCATTACAGTAACTTCCTATGCGGGACTTGTTTACCTTGCTGCTATATTCCTTTACAGATCAATCATCTGCAG GGGAGTTGTGGATGTAGATGAATCAAGGTGTGTGGTTGGAGAAGAAGAAGCAATTTGGGTACTTAAATTGGTTCTTCCATATTTGAACGAGTTCTTATTAAAGCTGAGAGCACTTTTTTCTGGTGATCCTTATACTACAATGAAG TTGGCAGTGCTACTATTTGTTTTGGCCAGATGTGGCAGCTCCATAACTGTCTGGaaaatggccaaattgg GGTTTTTTGGGGTTTTCACTGTTCCAAAAGTCTGCTCTTCTTATTCCCACCAATTAACTGCCTACG GAAAATTTTGGATTGGACGCATTGAAGATGCATGGGAGACATGCACACATAAAAAAGCAGTGGCAGTGGCCATCTTCACCCTGGTTTGGAACCTATCTTCAATTGTTGCTCGCATTTGGGCTG CTTTCATGCTATTTGTGGCCTTCCGATACTATCAACAAAAAATGGTGGGCGAGGAGGATTGGGTGGAGGCTGAAACTGGGCATACCAATGGAGAATCATACCAAGCACCACCAAATCCAATGGAAAAAAGACTAAGACATGGTGTTGTTGGGCCATCTAAAATGCTaccaaataaattaaagaaaagatcctaa